The DNA region GGACCGAACATGCGCGCCCGCGCGCCGGGGCACAATGCTCCGATCGGCGCGCTGTTCGCGGGCCGGCGTCAGGCGCGTGCCTGCGGCATGAGTTCGATGACGATCGCCCCGTCCCTCACGAAACTCGGTTGGTGGCGCACCAGGACCCGGTCGCCGTCGTGGGCGCCGATGGTGTCGCCGTCGGCGATGACCGCTCCGGCCGTCAGCATGTAACCGGCGAGGTCGTGGATGGTCTCGAAGAGCCAGCGTCCGTCGACAGCGGCGTCGCGAGCCTGGATATCCAGGTGGCCGAGAGCATGCATGCCGACGGTATAGGCGGCAAAGCGTCCCGGCCTGCCCTCCTCCTCGGCAGCCAGATCCGGGCCGATCTGGATGTTGACCCAGAGCATGACCGGCAGGATCCCGTCGCCAAGTCGATCGGCGAGGGCAAGGAGGGTGCCGGCGCTCTGCACCAGACCGGCGTCGCCCCAATAGACGCCGAGGCTGTCGCTCAACTCGACGACGCAGGCCATGAGGCGCGTCAAGGCCACCCTCGTCGCCACCGGTCCGCCCGCATGGCCCGTGATCCCGACGATGGCGTGCGCTCTATGACCGGCCAGCGTCGGGCCGGCGTCACGCCACCACCAGGCCGAACGGACCGCGCTATCGAGGTCGTTGTTCGGGATCGGAGCCGGCATGGCGGCAACGAATCCGAGGGCGCCTTCGAGCAGGAAGGTGAACGTGCCGTCGGTGGCGGAGAGGACCTGTGGGGCGGGACCGCCCCAGCGTTCGCCGTAGCGGCGGGCGAGTGCCACGGGATCGATGTTCAATGGCGTGCTCAACGCGAGCATCGCAATGGCATTGCCTGTCGAGCGGTCGAGCGCATCGGTCGCCTCGCTGTCGCCGAGGGCATGCATGTCGGCATTCGCCACGTTTCCCCCTCCTCGTGCCCACGCGCCCAAACGGTGCTCGGCGGTCCGAGCCCTCGGAACGAGCGCGGGCTCAATCTCCGTCGCCATCCAGATCGAGGACGCCAAGTCGTTCGAGGCGCCGGGCCAGCCCACTCGAATCGGAGAAATGGTGGGTGATGAAGGCGAGATCATGAGCGGCGGCGATATTGTCCGCGTTGTCATCGACGAAAAGGGTGCGTGACGGCTCGAGGGAAAAGCGCTCCACGAGCACTTCGAATATGCGGGGATCGGGCTTGGCGAGGCCTTCCTCGGCCGAGACGACGATGCCATCGAAGCGCGCGAGTTCGGGAAACCTCGCCCGGGTCTAGGCCAGCTTCTCGCTCGAGAAGTTCGTCAGGCCGAAGACCGGGATGGGGCGCGCAACGAGGCGGGCGAGGATGTCGGCGGTGCCGGGGACCGGACCAGGAACCATCTCCTGCCAGCGCGCATGGTAAGCCTCGATAAGCTCGCGGTGCCTGGGAAAGCGCGCGGCCAGTTCCGCCACTGCCTCGCGCCATGGCCGGCCGAGGTCCAGTTCATGATTCCAGGCGGGGGTGCAGACCTCTGCGAGGAAGCACTCCATGGCCGCCTCGTCGCCGGCAAAGAGTTTGCGATAGAGGTGTCGGGAATCCCATTGGATGAGGACGTTCCCGATATCGAGGACGACCGTTTGGATCGGCTGATCCGGCATGGCTGATCCGGGTTCTGGGGTGCGGGCAACGTGGTGGCGCATCGGATACCTTCAGGCAAGTGGTCGCTCGTTTCGCCGAGGTCGGGGAGCGGTTGGCGGCGCCGCTGAAAGGACATCCCACGGGCACGCGGGCATGCGCCGGGCGCGACCCTGCCATGCACTCGAGTGCCAGCGTCGGTCCCCCACGGCTGCTATCCCGAGATGCCACGCAAAGGTGCGACCAGGATGACAGACGTGCCAAATCCGAGCCGCGCCACGGGGGATGCGGCGCTCGATGGAGCGACCGGCGGGGCGGCAATTGCCGAGGCCGGGGACGGAGCGCGGGCGCGTACGATCGAGCAGTCGACGAGCGGCGGGTTGTTCGACAACGCCTATCTCCTGCTCACCTGCACGTCCATCTTCTGGGCCAGCAACTTCGTGCTCGGTCGCGCGGTGGCGGGCCATGTGCCGCCCGTCGCGCTCGGCTTTCTGAGGTGGGCGGTCGCGGCGCTCATCCTGTTGCCTTTCGCGTTGCCTCGGCTCAGGGCGGAGTGGCCGACCATCAAGGCGTCATGGCGCTTGCTGGTGGCGCTCGCGCTCCTCGGTCCCGGCTTTTTCAATACGATCGCCTATGTCGGGCTCAACTACACGACAGCGCTCAACGGGCTCGTGCTGCAGTCGGCGGGACCCGTGATGATCGCGCTCACGGGCTTCTTGATCTTCGGCGATCGCATCGCGCGTTCGGCGGGCATCGGCATCGCCATTTCGCTGGTCGGCGTGCTCGTGGTCGTCGGGCGGGGTGATCTCGCGTTCCTCGCTCAGCTCAGACCGAACCTCGGCGATGCGCTGATCCTCATCGGGTTCCAGGCCTGGGCGGTCTATACCGTGCTCCTGCGCAAACGGCCGGACCTCAACTGGCTGACGTTCTCGTTTGTCCTCGCGGTGGTGGCCGCGATGGTCAACCTGCCGTTCACGATCCGCGAGCATCTCGCGGGACAGCAACTGGTGTTCGATGGGCCGACCGTGGCGGCGGCCCTGTTCGTTGCGATTTTTCCGAGCATCCTCTCGTATAGATTCTACAATCGCGGCGTGCAGTTGATCGGGTCAAATCGGGCGGGGGTCTTCCTCCATCTCGTGCCGATGTTCGGCTCGCTGCTCGCGATCGCGCTGCTCGGCGAGCGACTCGAGGGCTTCCATGTGGCGGGTTTCGCGCTGATCCTCGGCGGCGTCTCGCTCGCGGCACGCCAGCCACGCATCGCAGCCGCCACCAAGCCCCGCCGATAGGGATGACCTCGCGACAACCCTGAGCCTTGCGTCCGGGCGCGGCCTCGCCCAAGAAGGACACCGCTGAGCGGCCGCCGGCGGTGCGGCCGGGCGAGCCGACCCCTTCGGGCGCGTCAGACCCCCCATTCAGAGGTTTCCAGAAGTCAGATGTCCCTCGAACTCGACAGCATCGAAAAGGCGATCGCCGAAATCGCAGCCGGCCGGCCCGTGGTTGTGGTCGACGACGACGACCGGGAGAACGAGGGCGATCTGGTCATGGCGGCCTCGCTGGCGACGCCCGAGTGGGTCGGCTTCATCATCCGGCACACCGGTGGCGTGCTTTGCGTGCCGCTGACGGTCGCCGATGCGCGCCGGCTGCAGCTGCAACCGATGGTCGCCCACAACGACGCGCCGCTTGCGACGGCGTTCACAGTCTCGGTCGACTATCGAGTGGGCCTCACCACCGGGATATCCGCCGAGGAACGCAGCAACACGGTGCGCGCGCTCGCCAACGGCAACGTCGGGGCGGCGGACTTCGTGCGGCCGGGGCACATCTTTCCGCTGATCGCGCGCGAGGGCGGCGTGCTGATCCGGACAGGGCATACGGAAGCCTCGGTCGATCTCGCGCGGCTCGCGGGGCTGGCGCCGGTCGCGCTCATCTCCGAACTCGTCAACGATGACGGCTCGGTGCAGAAGGGCGAGCAGATCCAGGCCTTCGCGCGGGCGCACAAGCTCGCCCTCGTCTCGATCGCGGACCTCATCGCCTATCGTCAGCGCAGCGAGCGGTTGGTCTCTCGCCTCTCGATGAGCGAGGTTCGCACGGCTGCGGGAACGGCCCAGGCGGTGGTTTATGAAACCCCATTCGATACCGCGCAGCACCTGGCGCTCGTTTATGGCGACATCGGCGACGGGGAGGCGGTGTTGACGCGCCTGCAACGCGAAAGCACCGTCGAGGATGTGTTCAATGCGCGTGGTGGTGCCCTCGAGGCGTCGCTAAAGCAGATCGCGCGTGAAGGGCGGGGTGTCGTCGTCTATCTGAGGCAAGGGGCGGTCGGCGTGGCAGAGGCCGGAAAACTCTGGGGCCGCGAAGGCCACCAGAGCGAGCGCAGCCGCCAGGAGCAGTGGCGCGAGGTCGGGCTCGGGGCGCAGATCCTGCGGGACCTCGGGATCCGGTCGATCCGCGTGCTCGGCACGCGCGAGCGCACGTACATCGGTCTTTCGGGCTTCGACGTCGAGGTCTTGGGAACGGAAATCATCCACCCGGAATAGTGGCGCGAGCAGGGGCCGCGGGACTGCGGGGACATCGCGGTATCGGGAGAAGAAAATGGGTTTCGAGCGCAAAATCAGGATCGCACCCAGCATCCTCTCGGCGGATTTCGCCGACTTCGGGCGCGAGTGCGAGGCGATCGAGGCGCAGGGCGCGGACTGGGTCCACGTCGACGTCATGGACGGCCATTTCGTCCCCAACATCACGTTCGGGCCGCAGACCTGCGCGGCCATCCGTCCGCACATCGCGGGCACCATGGACGTGCACCTCATGGTGGCGCCGGTCGACCCATACCTCGAAGCGTTCGCCAAGGCCGGGGCGGATATTCTGACCGTTCACGTCGAGGCCGGGCCGCATCTCGACCGCACGCTGCAGGCGATCCGCGCACTCGGGAAAAGGGCGGGCGTGGCGCTCAATCCGGCGACACCAGCCGCGCAAATCGAATGCGTGCTCGATCGCATCGACCTCGTTTGCGTGATGACCGTCAATCCCGGCTTCGGCGGCCAGTCGTTCATCCGTTCGCAGATCGACAAGGTGGCGCGCTTGCGAAAGATGATCGGCGATCGACCCATCCACATCGAGGTCGATGGCGGGGTGACGGAGGAGACCGCGCCGCTGGTCGCGGCCGCTGGAGCCGATGTGCTCGTTGCCGGTTCGGCGGTGTTCAAGGGTGGCTCGGTCGCCAAGCCGGAGGTTTACGGGCGCAACATCCGTTCGATTCGGGCGGCGGCGGAGGCGGCACGGGCGGGTGCGCGGCCGGCGGCCTGAGCGCCGGGACGTCGGCGGCAAGGGAGTTAAATGAAGGCCTGGGCGACGAAGGAGCGGTGACATGGCGGTGACGGCGGAGGAAGGTGTGCTCGGGAGCGATGCGCCGCTTTTCGTCCTTCCCGGCGTCGACGGCGGCCGGCATGCGCTCGCCGATCTCGCGGGCGAACGCGGGACCGTGGTGGCGTTCATCTGCAACCATTGTCCCTATGTGGTCGCGGTGATCGATCGGCTGGTGCGCGATGCGCGCGATCTCGCCCCGCTCGGCGTTGCAACGATCGCGATCTGCTCCAACGATGCGCGGGCCTATCCGGACGATTCCTTCGAGAACATGAAGACCTTTGCGGAACGCCACGGCTTCACGTTCCCCTACCTGCATGACGAGAACCAAGACGTCGCGCGGGCCTTCGGGGCGGTGTGCACGCCGGACCTCTTTGGCTATGACGGCGGGCTGAAACTGAGGTATCGCGGGAGGATCGATGCGAGCCGGCGCGAGCCGGGGTCGGCGGATCTGCGCCGAGATCTCTTCGAGGCGATGCGCGAAGTCGCCAAGAGCGGGCGCGGTCCGGCGGAGCAGTTTTCCTCCATGGGCTGTTCGATCAAGTGGCGGGACGGTCATTGAGCGCCGTCGTGTTCGATCTCGACGGGACCCTCGTCGACAGTGCTCCGGCAATCCGGGCGGTCGCCAACGAGCTGCTGGCGCGGATCGCGCCCGGCATTGCGCCGCTCAGCCTCGCCGAGACACGGGCATTGATCGGGAACGGGGCGTCGGCGTTTCTGCATGGAGCGCTCGAGACGCGTGCGATCAACGATCCGGGCGCCTTTGCGAGCCGGCTCGCGCTCTTTCTCGAAATCTACGAGGCCGCGCCCGGTGACGCCAATGTCGCCTATCGCGGGGCGGTCGCGGCCATCGCCGAACTCCGGCGCGCCGGCCACAGGATCGGGCTCTGCACGAACAAGCCAACCGGTCCGACGATCTCGGTGCTCGAGGCGCTCGGCCTCGGCGAGGCGTTCGCCGCGGTGGTGGCCGGCGACACGCTCGCCGAACGCAAGCCCCATCCCGCCCCGCTCATCGAGACGGTGCGCCGGCTAGGCGGAGGTCCCGCGCTCTATGTTGGTGACAGTGAGGTCGATGCCGAAACGGCGGCGGCGGCGGGCATCGATTTCGTTCTCCACACCGAGGGATACCGCAAGGCCCCGGTGGACCGCCTCGTGCATGCCGCTCGCTTTTCCGACTTCCAGGAGCTAGCGGTGATCGTCGACAGGCTCGCGGGCGGGCGCGGCGGCCCGTCAGCGTCGACCTAGCCCTCGAGCACCATCACCGCGTCGAGCCCGAGTTCCTTGGCCAGCACGCCGAGGCGACGACGCAGACGTTCGCCATCCAGGTTGACGACCGGGCGGCTCAGCGTGAGGCGCAGCTTTCCGTCGACGACGGCGAGGCGCGCATGGCCGATCACGCCGGGACGACCGATCGCGATCATGTGCCCCGTGCGGAGCGCGGCGCCCAGAACGCGGGCCCGTTTCAAAAGGTCCGGGGCAACGAACTGCCTGAGGCGGGAGACCAGGGTGTCGTTCACGAGGCCTTCGTGCCGGTAGTAGATGGCGAGGGCCATGAAGGCCCGGCCGGTGTGGTCGACGCCGGAGAACGCGCCGTTCTCGACCAAGTTGACGCTCTGCTCGCCGCGATATTCCGGGTGAACGCGCCAGCCGATGTCCGAGAGGAGGCAGGCGGCATGGCGCACGCGCCG from Hyphomicrobiales bacterium includes:
- a CDS encoding DUF4261 domain-containing protein, which codes for MTTRTISPPLMISPSSPTISPIRVGWPGASNDLASSIWMATEIEPALVPRARTAEHRLGAWARGGGNVANADMHALGDSEATDALDRSTGNAIAMLALSTPLNIDPVALARRYGERWGGPAPQVLSATDGTFTFLLEGALGFVAAMPAPIPNNDLDSAVRSAWWWRDAGPTLAGHRAHAIVGITGHAGGPVATRVALTRLMACVVELSDSLGVYWGDAGLVQSAGTLLALADRLGDGILPVMLWVNIQIGPDLAAEEEGRPGRFAAYTVGMHALGHLDIQARDAAVDGRWLFETIHDLAGYMLTAGAVIADGDTIGAHDGDRVLVRHQPSFVRDGAIVIELMPQARA
- a CDS encoding EamA family transporter, with translation MPRKGATRMTDVPNPSRATGDAALDGATGGAAIAEAGDGARARTIEQSTSGGLFDNAYLLLTCTSIFWASNFVLGRAVAGHVPPVALGFLRWAVAALILLPFALPRLRAEWPTIKASWRLLVALALLGPGFFNTIAYVGLNYTTALNGLVLQSAGPVMIALTGFLIFGDRIARSAGIGIAISLVGVLVVVGRGDLAFLAQLRPNLGDALILIGFQAWAVYTVLLRKRPDLNWLTFSFVLAVVAAMVNLPFTIREHLAGQQLVFDGPTVAAALFVAIFPSILSYRFYNRGVQLIGSNRAGVFLHLVPMFGSLLAIALLGERLEGFHVAGFALILGGVSLAARQPRIAAATKPRR
- the ribB gene encoding 3,4-dihydroxy-2-butanone-4-phosphate synthase, with the translated sequence MSLELDSIEKAIAEIAAGRPVVVVDDDDRENEGDLVMAASLATPEWVGFIIRHTGGVLCVPLTVADARRLQLQPMVAHNDAPLATAFTVSVDYRVGLTTGISAEERSNTVRALANGNVGAADFVRPGHIFPLIAREGGVLIRTGHTEASVDLARLAGLAPVALISELVNDDGSVQKGEQIQAFARAHKLALVSIADLIAYRQRSERLVSRLSMSEVRTAAGTAQAVVYETPFDTAQHLALVYGDIGDGEAVLTRLQRESTVEDVFNARGGALEASLKQIAREGRGVVVYLRQGAVGVAEAGKLWGREGHQSERSRQEQWREVGLGAQILRDLGIRSIRVLGTRERTYIGLSGFDVEVLGTEIIHPE
- a CDS encoding ribulose-phosphate 3-epimerase, with the translated sequence MGFERKIRIAPSILSADFADFGRECEAIEAQGADWVHVDVMDGHFVPNITFGPQTCAAIRPHIAGTMDVHLMVAPVDPYLEAFAKAGADILTVHVEAGPHLDRTLQAIRALGKRAGVALNPATPAAQIECVLDRIDLVCVMTVNPGFGGQSFIRSQIDKVARLRKMIGDRPIHIEVDGGVTEETAPLVAAAGADVLVAGSAVFKGGSVAKPEVYGRNIRSIRAAAEAARAGARPAA
- a CDS encoding redoxin domain-containing protein, producing MAVTAEEGVLGSDAPLFVLPGVDGGRHALADLAGERGTVVAFICNHCPYVVAVIDRLVRDARDLAPLGVATIAICSNDARAYPDDSFENMKTFAERHGFTFPYLHDENQDVARAFGAVCTPDLFGYDGGLKLRYRGRIDASRREPGSADLRRDLFEAMREVAKSGRGPAEQFSSMGCSIKWRDGH
- the gph gene encoding phosphoglycolate phosphatase (PGP is an essential enzyme in the glycolate salvage pathway in higher organisms (photorespiration in plants). Phosphoglycolate results from the oxidase activity of RubisCO in the Calvin cycle when concentrations of carbon dioxide are low relative to oxygen. This enzyme is a member of the Haloacid Dehalogenase (HAD) superfamily of aspartate-nucleophile hydrolase enzymes (PF00702).), producing the protein MSAVVFDLDGTLVDSAPAIRAVANELLARIAPGIAPLSLAETRALIGNGASAFLHGALETRAINDPGAFASRLALFLEIYEAAPGDANVAYRGAVAAIAELRRAGHRIGLCTNKPTGPTISVLEALGLGEAFAAVVAGDTLAERKPHPAPLIETVRRLGGGPALYVGDSEVDAETAAAAGIDFVLHTEGYRKAPVDRLVHAARFSDFQELAVIVDRLAGGRGGPSAST